One Streptomyces lincolnensis genomic region harbors:
- a CDS encoding TetR/AcrR family transcriptional regulator — translation MSPETAKSQETKAKLLEGALRTLTEQGIAKTSARTVAATAGVNQALVFYHFGSVDELLVAACHYGAERAVAPYRERFAEVTSLSELLTVGRQIHEEERAGGHVALLGQLLAGAQTHDTLGPATAAGLHLWISEIEKVLTRVLADTPFGEFTDPAGLARAVAASFVGIELYEGVDAAGATAALDALEQLGALVAALEDLGPVAQRAVRHHLRRTGRR, via the coding sequence GTGAGCCCCGAGACGGCCAAGTCCCAGGAGACGAAGGCCAAACTCCTGGAGGGAGCCCTGCGCACCCTCACCGAACAGGGCATCGCCAAGACATCGGCCCGCACGGTGGCGGCCACGGCCGGAGTCAACCAGGCGCTGGTCTTCTACCACTTCGGCTCCGTCGACGAACTCCTCGTGGCCGCCTGCCACTACGGCGCCGAGCGCGCGGTCGCGCCGTACCGGGAACGGTTCGCGGAGGTGACCTCGCTGTCCGAACTCCTCACCGTGGGACGGCAGATCCACGAGGAGGAGCGCGCCGGCGGCCATGTCGCCCTCCTCGGCCAGCTGCTGGCCGGTGCCCAGACCCACGACACCCTCGGCCCGGCCACCGCGGCCGGACTCCACCTGTGGATCTCCGAGATCGAGAAGGTCCTCACCCGGGTCCTCGCGGACACCCCCTTCGGCGAGTTCACCGACCCCGCCGGCCTCGCCCGCGCCGTCGCCGCGTCCTTCGTGGGCATCGAGCTCTACGAAGGGGTCGACGCGGCAGGAGCGACGGCCGCCCTGGACGCCCTGGAGCAACTCGGCGCACTCGTCGCCGCGTTGGAGGACCTGGGTCCGGTCGCCCAGCGAGCGGTGCGCCACCATCTCCGCAGGACAGGCCGCCGCTGA
- a CDS encoding SMP-30/gluconolactonase/LRE family protein encodes MPADSPYEILDDRFRTERCVNGDSRLEVLHDGSRWAEGPLYIPAWRQLIWSDIPNDRILRWDEATGTVGTFRTPAGHSNGNTLDRQGRLVTCEQGNRRVTRTEPDGSITVLADRFNGKRLNSPNDSAVRSDGTVWFSDPDFGILTDYEGHRADPEIGACNVYRIDPVTGRVHLAADGFDGPNGVILSPDEQHLYVSDSRAARIHVFAIQPDGTLSHGKVFAEARTGVHFDNIRLDDEGRLWAAALADGIHCYAPDGTLLGRVRVPEPVSNLTFGGPKNNRLFITATTSLYSLLMSVTGVPRGFASRGAV; translated from the coding sequence ATGCCCGCCGACAGCCCGTACGAGATCCTCGACGACCGCTTCCGCACCGAACGGTGCGTGAACGGGGACAGCAGGCTGGAGGTGCTGCACGACGGTTCCCGCTGGGCCGAGGGCCCGCTCTACATCCCCGCCTGGCGTCAGCTGATCTGGAGCGACATCCCCAACGACCGCATCCTGCGCTGGGACGAGGCCACCGGCACGGTCGGCACCTTCCGCACCCCGGCCGGCCACAGCAACGGCAACACCCTCGACCGCCAGGGCCGCCTGGTCACCTGCGAACAGGGCAACCGCCGCGTCACCCGCACCGAGCCCGACGGCAGCATCACCGTCCTCGCCGACCGCTTCAACGGCAAGCGCCTCAACAGCCCCAACGACTCCGCCGTCCGCTCCGACGGCACCGTCTGGTTCTCCGACCCCGACTTCGGCATCCTCACCGACTACGAGGGCCATCGTGCCGACCCCGAGATCGGCGCGTGCAACGTCTACCGGATCGACCCCGTCACCGGCCGGGTCCACCTCGCCGCCGACGGCTTCGACGGGCCCAACGGCGTCATCCTCTCCCCGGACGAGCAGCACCTCTACGTCTCCGACTCCCGCGCCGCCCGCATCCACGTCTTCGCCATCCAGCCGGACGGCACCCTCTCCCACGGCAAGGTCTTCGCCGAGGCCCGCACCGGCGTCCACTTCGACAACATCCGCCTCGACGACGAGGGCCGTCTCTGGGCTGCCGCCCTGGCCGACGGCATCCACTGCTACGCCCCCGACGGCACGCTCCTCGGCCGCGTCCGCGTCCCCGAGCCCGTCTCCAACCTCACCTTCGGCGGCCCCAAGAACAACCGCCTCTTCATCACCGCGACGACCTCCCTGTATTCCCTCCTCATGTCCGTGACCGGGGTCCCACGCGGGTTCGCTTCGCGGGGTGCGGTGTGA
- a CDS encoding glycosyltransferase family 2 protein — protein MRPEGYDYDTYSRLAGPLTEPSREAAHQVQYTSLLAREPRRIRAVLLMTLAPILTGALLVYLVWPTHWVEREGADAWMVRLDIVMLISIGLIELFMVVNVASVAHATLVARDPVPVTPEPGTRVAFLTTYVPGKEPLDMVRATLEGATRITHTGRLDVWLLDEGDDEQAKALCAELGVRHFTRHGVPEWNRTKGVHKARTKHGNYNAWIAMHGDAYEFFASVDTDHVPLPNFLERMMGYFRDPDVAFVVGPQVYGNYHNPVTKAAESQQFLFHALIQRAGNRYRAPMFVGTNNVVRIEAVKQIGGLYDSITEDMATGFELHRHRNPRTRNHWRSVYTPDVLAVGEGPASWTDFFTQQLRWSRGTYETLFKQYWKAPFTMPPGRLFSYTLMLVYYPMTAVNWLLGILSCFLFLWFGASGTQVAASVWLMLYSDAAALQIGLYLWNRRHNVSPHEPEGSGGLAGMAMSALSAPIYLKSLGEALVRRPSRFVVTPKGGDTSPDRLLTFRIHLFWAALLATSLAASVVLDHTHVAMRTWAVLAMAISLAPVAVWSATQLKERRERQTLHAPARTTVDGAEPALATTGASSSVSGTTTGGN, from the coding sequence GTGCGGCCGGAGGGCTACGACTACGACACCTACAGCCGACTCGCGGGACCCCTCACGGAGCCGTCCCGCGAGGCCGCTCACCAGGTGCAGTACACCTCGCTCCTCGCGCGCGAGCCCCGCCGAATACGAGCCGTCCTGCTGATGACCCTCGCGCCAATCCTCACCGGCGCCCTGCTGGTCTACCTCGTCTGGCCCACCCACTGGGTGGAACGCGAGGGCGCCGACGCCTGGATGGTGCGCCTCGACATCGTGATGCTGATATCCATCGGGCTCATCGAACTGTTCATGGTCGTCAACGTCGCCTCCGTCGCCCACGCCACCCTCGTGGCCCGGGACCCCGTCCCCGTCACCCCCGAGCCCGGCACCCGAGTCGCCTTCCTCACCACGTACGTCCCGGGCAAGGAACCCCTGGACATGGTCCGCGCCACCCTCGAAGGCGCCACGAGGATCACCCACACAGGACGACTCGACGTCTGGCTCCTCGACGAGGGCGACGACGAACAGGCCAAGGCCCTCTGCGCGGAGCTGGGCGTGCGCCACTTCACCCGCCACGGCGTCCCGGAGTGGAACAGGACCAAGGGCGTCCACAAGGCCCGCACCAAGCACGGCAACTACAACGCCTGGATCGCGATGCACGGCGACGCGTACGAGTTCTTCGCCTCCGTGGACACCGACCACGTCCCGCTCCCCAACTTCCTGGAGCGGATGATGGGTTACTTCCGCGACCCGGACGTCGCCTTCGTCGTGGGCCCCCAGGTCTACGGCAACTACCACAACCCCGTCACCAAGGCGGCGGAGTCGCAGCAGTTCCTCTTCCACGCGCTCATCCAGCGCGCCGGCAACCGCTACCGCGCCCCCATGTTCGTCGGCACCAACAACGTCGTACGCATCGAGGCCGTCAAGCAGATCGGCGGACTCTACGACTCGATCACCGAGGACATGGCCACCGGCTTCGAGCTCCACCGGCACCGCAACCCGAGGACGAGGAACCACTGGCGCTCGGTCTACACGCCCGACGTTCTCGCCGTGGGGGAGGGCCCGGCCTCCTGGACGGACTTCTTCACCCAGCAGCTGCGCTGGTCGAGGGGCACCTACGAGACGCTGTTCAAGCAGTACTGGAAGGCGCCGTTCACGATGCCTCCCGGCCGCCTCTTCTCGTACACGCTCATGCTCGTCTACTACCCGATGACGGCGGTCAACTGGCTGCTCGGCATCCTGAGCTGCTTCCTCTTCCTCTGGTTCGGTGCCTCCGGCACCCAGGTCGCCGCCTCCGTCTGGCTGATGCTGTACAGCGACGCGGCGGCCCTCCAGATCGGCCTCTACCTCTGGAACCGCCGCCACAACGTCTCCCCGCACGAACCGGAGGGGTCGGGCGGCCTCGCCGGCATGGCGATGTCGGCGCTCTCGGCCCCCATCTATCTGAAGTCCCTCGGCGAGGCCCTCGTCCGCCGCCCCAGCCGCTTCGTCGTCACCCCCAAGGGTGGCGACACGAGCCCGGACCGGCTGCTCACCTTCCGGATCCATCTCTTCTGGGCGGCTCTCCTCGCGACCTCGCTCGCCGCCTCGGTCGTCCTCGACCACACGCATGTGGCCATGCGCACCTGGGCGGTCCTGGCGATGGCGATCTCCCTGGCGCCGGTCGCGGTGTGGTCCGCCACGCAGCTCAAGGAGCGCAGGGAACGGCAGACCCTCCACGCCCCCGCACGGACCACCGTCGACGGCGCCGAGCCCGCCCTCGCCACCACGGGAGCGTCCTCGTCCGTCTCCGGCACCACGACAGGAGGCAACTAG
- a CDS encoding kelch motif-containing protein, with amino-acid sequence MAYQPSRKTKKTVLGIGGVAILAGLNAPAALDFAGEKYHEYKIAQPEYKARYGSWTQVGIPEEYRTNAIHAALLHTGKVLIVAGSGNEQKKFDEGSFDTVLWDPKANTFKKIPTPDDFFCSGHAQLPDGRLLVAGGTARYELLDGEVERAGGGMRVKNENPDRPVFLKKGTRFRSPAGVEYVTRFDVTVPKAKRSFQVTYNKRGVMQPWRTKVTASEARVFVEATEAGPMSVTEKQAQYEIVGLKGRDANNTYGLSERISLDKQDFQGIRAAYEFDPVAERYIPVDPMDKARWYPTLVGLEDGRVLAVSGLDDVGAIDPGDNEIYDPRTKKWSPGPKRYFPTYPALFLTKGGKLFYPASNAGYGPAEMGREPGLWDLRRNTFQKVPGLRDPDETETSASLLLPPAQDQKVMILGGGGVGESKKSTPRTAVVDLKKDNPVFEDGPNLPQGTRYLNSVIMPDDTVFTANGSEDYRGRSASNILKAQFYDPKDNVFREAAAPKVGRNYHSEALLLPDGRVATFGSDPLFDDQQNTKLGHFEQRMEIFTPPALHRNGADRPVLKDGPRTLDERHSVTYPTGHPERIVKARLMRPSAVTHTTDVEQRSIELRLTKDARSVTVEVPKDPTLVPPGWYMLFVTDADGTPSEAKWIHVRD; translated from the coding sequence ATGGCCTACCAGCCGTCGCGAAAGACCAAGAAGACCGTCCTGGGCATCGGGGGCGTGGCGATCCTGGCCGGCCTGAACGCCCCGGCCGCGCTGGACTTCGCGGGCGAGAAGTACCACGAGTACAAGATCGCCCAGCCGGAGTACAAGGCCCGGTACGGCAGTTGGACCCAGGTCGGCATCCCGGAGGAGTACCGCACCAACGCCATCCACGCGGCGCTCCTGCACACCGGCAAGGTGCTCATCGTCGCCGGGTCGGGCAACGAGCAGAAGAAGTTCGACGAGGGGTCCTTCGACACCGTCCTGTGGGATCCGAAGGCGAACACCTTCAAGAAGATCCCCACCCCGGACGACTTCTTCTGCTCGGGCCACGCCCAACTCCCCGACGGGCGCCTCCTCGTGGCCGGCGGCACCGCCCGCTACGAGCTTCTGGACGGCGAGGTGGAACGGGCCGGCGGCGGGATGCGGGTGAAGAACGAGAACCCCGACAGGCCGGTGTTCCTGAAGAAGGGCACCCGCTTCCGCTCGCCCGCCGGCGTCGAGTACGTCACCCGGTTCGACGTCACGGTCCCCAAGGCCAAGCGCTCCTTCCAGGTCACCTACAACAAGCGGGGCGTCATGCAGCCCTGGCGGACGAAGGTCACCGCGAGCGAGGCCCGGGTCTTCGTCGAGGCCACCGAGGCGGGCCCGATGTCGGTCACCGAGAAGCAGGCCCAGTACGAGATCGTGGGGCTGAAGGGCAGGGACGCGAACAACACGTACGGCCTCAGCGAGCGGATCAGCCTCGACAAGCAGGACTTCCAGGGGATCCGCGCGGCCTACGAGTTCGACCCGGTCGCCGAGCGGTACATCCCCGTCGACCCGATGGACAAGGCGCGCTGGTACCCGACCCTGGTCGGTCTGGAGGACGGCCGTGTCCTCGCCGTCTCCGGCCTCGACGACGTCGGCGCGATCGACCCCGGCGACAACGAGATCTACGACCCGAGAACCAAGAAGTGGTCACCGGGCCCCAAGCGGTACTTCCCGACCTACCCGGCGCTGTTCCTCACCAAGGGAGGCAAGCTCTTCTACCCGGCCTCCAACGCCGGTTACGGCCCGGCCGAGATGGGCCGCGAGCCCGGGTTGTGGGACCTGCGCAGGAACACCTTCCAGAAGGTCCCCGGCCTGCGCGACCCCGACGAGACCGAGACGTCGGCCTCGCTGCTCCTGCCGCCCGCCCAGGACCAGAAGGTGATGATCCTGGGCGGCGGGGGCGTCGGCGAGTCGAAGAAGTCGACACCGCGCACGGCCGTCGTCGACCTGAAGAAGGACAACCCGGTCTTCGAGGACGGCCCCAACCTGCCGCAGGGCACGCGCTACCTGAACAGCGTGATCATGCCGGACGACACGGTGTTCACGGCCAACGGCTCCGAGGACTACCGCGGCCGCAGCGCAAGCAACATCCTCAAGGCGCAGTTCTACGACCCCAAGGACAACGTCTTCCGCGAGGCCGCGGCCCCGAAGGTGGGCCGCAACTACCACTCGGAGGCGCTGCTGCTGCCCGACGGCCGGGTCGCCACCTTCGGTTCGGACCCGCTCTTCGACGACCAGCAGAACACCAAGCTCGGCCACTTCGAGCAGCGCATGGAGATCTTCACCCCGCCCGCCCTGCACAGGAACGGCGCCGACAGGCCCGTACTGAAGGACGGTCCGCGGACGCTCGACGAGCGGCACAGCGTGACCTACCCGACCGGCCACCCGGAGCGGATCGTCAAGGCCCGGCTGATGCGGCCCAGCGCGGTCACGCACACGACCGACGTCGAACAGCGGTCCATCGAGCTCCGGTTGACCAAGGACGCGCGTTCGGTGACGGTCGAGGTGCCGAAGGACCCGACGCTCGTGCCGCCCGGCTGGTACATGCTGTTCGTGACGGACGCGGACGGCACACCGTCCGAGGCCAAGTGGATCCACGTACGCGACTGA
- a CDS encoding glycoside hydrolase family 6 protein, translating to MSRLIHTLAALAVLGLAAGCSSAADVDEASVAGAASRQASPAADSPFWVDPASPAAQQIQMWRREGRAQDAELLSRIADEPVALWPAGEIDPTATVRAATSAATAADRTAVFVAYNIPHRDCGQHSAGGAADADTYRTWIGQLADALGRAKALVVLEPDAVAHIVDGCTPAEYGAEREQLLAEAILRLKQQPNTKVYLDAGNPAWIRESSKLVEPLKRAGIANADGFALNVSNFQTNAATKQYGLQLSGDLGGKHFVIDSSRNGNGPLPGVWCNPPGRALGTPPTTATGEAVLDAYLWIKRPGESDGTCEGGPAAGQWWPEYALALARNTGAR from the coding sequence ATGTCCCGGCTGATCCACACCCTCGCGGCCCTCGCGGTGCTCGGACTCGCCGCGGGCTGCTCGTCCGCGGCCGACGTCGACGAGGCCTCCGTCGCCGGGGCCGCCTCGCGGCAGGCGAGCCCCGCGGCCGACTCGCCCTTCTGGGTCGATCCGGCGAGCCCCGCGGCCCAGCAGATCCAGATGTGGCGGCGGGAGGGCCGCGCCCAGGACGCCGAACTGCTCAGCCGTATCGCCGACGAGCCGGTCGCGCTGTGGCCGGCCGGCGAGATCGACCCGACAGCAACGGTACGGGCGGCCACCTCGGCGGCCACGGCCGCGGACCGTACGGCGGTGTTCGTCGCCTACAACATCCCGCACCGCGACTGCGGCCAGCACTCCGCGGGCGGAGCGGCCGACGCGGACACCTACCGGACCTGGATCGGGCAGCTCGCGGACGCCCTCGGCCGGGCCAAGGCCCTGGTGGTGCTGGAGCCCGACGCGGTCGCGCACATCGTGGACGGCTGCACGCCCGCCGAGTACGGGGCCGAACGCGAGCAGCTGCTCGCCGAGGCGATCCTCCGCCTGAAGCAGCAGCCGAACACCAAGGTCTACCTGGACGCGGGCAACCCGGCCTGGATCCGGGAATCCTCGAAGCTGGTCGAACCGCTGAAGCGGGCCGGCATCGCGAACGCCGACGGCTTCGCGCTCAACGTCTCCAACTTCCAGACGAACGCCGCCACCAAGCAGTACGGCCTCCAGCTCTCCGGCGACCTCGGCGGCAAGCACTTCGTCATCGACAGCAGCCGCAACGGCAACGGCCCCCTGCCGGGCGTCTGGTGCAACCCGCCGGGCCGGGCCCTGGGCACCCCGCCGACCACCGCCACCGGCGAGGCCGTCCTGGACGCCTACCTGTGGATCAAGCGCCCCGGCGAGTCCGACGGCACCTGCGAGGGCGGACCGGCGGCCGGGCAGTGGTGGCCGGAGTACGCGCTGGCACTGGCACGCAACACCGGGGCACGGTAG
- a CDS encoding MarR family winged helix-turn-helix transcriptional regulator has translation MPKPLSLPFDPIARADELWKQRWGNVPSMAAITSIMRAHQILLAEVDAVVKPYGLTFARYEALVLLTFSKAGELTMSKIGERLMVHPTSVTNTVDRLVRSGLVDKRPNPNDGRGTLAVITDKGREVVEAATRDLMAMDFGLGVYDAEECGEIFAMLRPLRVSAHDFDED, from the coding sequence GTGCCGAAGCCGCTCAGCCTCCCCTTCGATCCCATCGCCCGCGCCGACGAACTCTGGAAGCAGCGCTGGGGAAACGTCCCGTCGATGGCCGCGATCACCTCGATCATGCGCGCGCACCAGATCCTCCTCGCCGAGGTCGACGCCGTGGTGAAGCCGTACGGCCTGACCTTCGCGCGCTACGAGGCCCTGGTCCTGCTCACTTTCTCCAAGGCCGGTGAGCTGACCATGTCCAAGATCGGCGAGCGGCTGATGGTGCACCCCACGTCCGTGACCAACACCGTGGACCGTCTCGTGAGGTCCGGGCTCGTGGACAAGCGGCCCAACCCCAACGACGGGCGCGGCACGCTCGCCGTCATCACCGACAAGGGCCGTGAGGTCGTCGAGGCCGCCACCCGCGACCTGATGGCGATGGACTTCGGTCTCGGGGTCTACGACGCCGAGGAGTGCGGCGAGATCTTCGCGATGCTCCGGCCGCTGAGGGTGTCCGCGCACGACTTCGACGAGGACTGA
- a CDS encoding DUF3817 domain-containing protein, whose translation MKKSVLTRYRVMAYVTGVLLVLLTLGVIAKYLLKMDGADDFTRVVGIAHGWLYVVYLVFAFDLGSKAKWPVAKQLWVLLAGTIPTAAFFVERRISHELEGKIADDSPAVAKA comes from the coding sequence ATGAAAAAGAGCGTGCTGACCCGCTATCGCGTCATGGCCTACGTCACCGGTGTGCTGCTGGTCCTGCTGACCCTGGGCGTGATCGCCAAGTACCTGCTCAAGATGGACGGGGCGGACGACTTCACCCGCGTCGTGGGCATCGCGCACGGCTGGCTGTACGTCGTCTACCTGGTCTTCGCCTTCGACCTGGGCTCCAAGGCGAAGTGGCCGGTCGCCAAGCAGCTGTGGGTGCTGCTGGCGGGCACCATCCCGACGGCCGCCTTCTTCGTCGAGCGCAGGATCAGCCACGAGCTGGAGGGCAAGATCGCCGACGACTCCCCGGCGGTCGCCAAGGCGTAG
- a CDS encoding acyl-CoA mutase large subunit family protein, which yields MDADAIEEGRRRWQARYDASRKREADFTTLSGDAVEPVYGPRAGDRYEGFERIGWPGEYPFTRGLYATGYRGRTWTIRQFAGFGNAGQTNERYKTILANGGGGLSVAFDMPTLMGRDSDDPRSLGEVGHCGVAIDSAADMEVLFQDIPLGDVTTSMTISGPAVPVFCMYLVAAERQGVDPAVLNGTLQTDIFKEYIAQKEWLFQPEPHLRLIGDLMEYCAAGIPAYKPLSVSGYHIREAGSTAAQELAYTLADGFGYVELGLSRGLDVDVFAPGLSFFFDAHLDFFEEIAKFRAARRIWARWLRDVYGARSEKAQWLRFHTQTAGVSLTAQQPYNNVVRTAVEALAAVLGGTNSLHTNALDETLALPSERAAEIALRTQQVLMEETGVANVADPLGGSWYVEQLTDRIEADAERIFEQIRERGLRAHPDGRHPVGPITSGILRGIEDGWFTGEIAESAFQYQRALEKGDKRVVGVNAHTGSVTGDLEILRVSHEVEREQVRTLAERRGRRDGTRVRAALDAMLAAARDGGNMIEPMLDAVRAEATLGEICGVLRDEWGVYTEPPGF from the coding sequence ATGGACGCTGACGCCATCGAGGAGGGCCGCCGACGCTGGCAGGCCCGGTACGACGCCTCGCGCAAGCGTGAGGCCGACTTCACCACACTGTCCGGCGATGCCGTGGAACCCGTGTACGGGCCGAGGGCGGGGGACAGGTACGAGGGCTTCGAGCGGATCGGGTGGCCGGGGGAGTACCCCTTCACGCGCGGGCTGTATGCGACCGGCTACCGAGGGCGGACGTGGACCATCCGGCAGTTCGCCGGGTTCGGGAACGCCGGGCAGACCAACGAGCGGTACAAGACGATCCTCGCCAACGGCGGGGGCGGGCTGTCCGTCGCGTTCGACATGCCGACCCTCATGGGGCGGGACTCCGACGACCCCCGGTCGCTCGGTGAGGTCGGGCACTGCGGGGTCGCCATCGACTCGGCCGCCGACATGGAGGTCCTCTTCCAGGACATCCCGCTCGGCGACGTGACGACGTCCATGACCATCAGCGGACCGGCCGTGCCCGTCTTCTGCATGTACCTCGTCGCCGCCGAGCGGCAGGGCGTCGATCCGGCGGTGCTCAACGGCACGCTCCAGACCGACATCTTCAAGGAGTACATCGCGCAGAAGGAGTGGCTCTTCCAGCCCGAGCCGCACCTGCGCCTCATCGGCGACCTGATGGAGTACTGCGCCGCCGGCATCCCCGCCTACAAGCCGCTGTCCGTCTCCGGCTACCACATCCGCGAGGCCGGTTCGACGGCCGCGCAGGAGCTGGCGTACACGCTGGCGGACGGGTTCGGGTACGTGGAACTCGGGCTCAGCCGCGGTCTGGACGTGGACGTGTTCGCGCCCGGGCTGTCCTTCTTCTTCGACGCGCACCTCGACTTCTTCGAGGAGATCGCCAAGTTCCGCGCGGCGCGCAGGATCTGGGCGCGGTGGCTGCGGGACGTGTACGGGGCCCGCAGCGAGAAGGCCCAGTGGCTGCGTTTCCACACCCAGACCGCCGGAGTCTCGCTGACCGCCCAGCAGCCGTACAACAACGTCGTACGGACGGCCGTGGAGGCGCTGGCGGCGGTGCTCGGCGGGACCAACTCGCTGCACACCAACGCCCTGGACGAGACCCTCGCGCTGCCTTCCGAGCGGGCCGCGGAGATCGCGCTGCGCACCCAGCAGGTGCTGATGGAGGAGACCGGCGTCGCCAACGTGGCGGATCCACTGGGCGGTTCGTGGTACGTCGAGCAGCTGACCGACCGGATCGAGGCGGACGCGGAGAGGATCTTCGAGCAGATCCGCGAACGCGGCCTGCGGGCCCACCCCGACGGGCGGCACCCTGTCGGGCCGATCACCTCCGGGATCCTGCGCGGCATCGAGGACGGCTGGTTCACCGGCGAGATCGCCGAGTCCGCCTTCCAGTACCAGCGGGCGCTGGAGAAGGGCGACAAGCGGGTCGTCGGGGTGAACGCCCACACCGGCTCGGTGACCGGCGACCTGGAGATCCTGCGGGTCAGCCACGAGGTGGAGCGGGAGCAGGTGCGCACGCTGGCCGAGCGGCGCGGCCGCCGGGACGGGACGCGGGTCCGCGCCGCCCTGGACGCGATGCTCGCCGCCGCCCGCGACGGCGGCAACATGATCGAACCCATGCTGGACGCGGTCCGCGCGGAGGCGACGCTGGGCGAGATCTGCGGGGTGCTGCGCGACGAGTGGGGGGTGTACACGGAGCCGCCCGGGTTCTGA
- a CDS encoding TetR/AcrR family transcriptional regulator, whose protein sequence is MQSRTPATRASGRPRSATADAAILAATRDALVELGWSKLTLGDVATRAGVAKTTLYRRWAGKNELVVDAVAELFDELRLPDCGTLAADIEGVVLQFAAILARPEAKSGLMAVVAESVRDDALRERIRASIVDRQKRLVLEGRARAQARGELPPADPEETARTVDLIFDMVAGTVVHRTLVSARPADEVWVRGFTRLLLQGLTATT, encoded by the coding sequence ATGCAAAGCCGCACTCCCGCCACGCGTGCCTCGGGGCGCCCGCGCAGCGCCACCGCGGACGCCGCGATCCTGGCGGCCACCCGGGACGCGCTGGTGGAGCTGGGCTGGTCCAAGCTCACGCTGGGGGACGTGGCGACGCGGGCCGGGGTGGCGAAGACGACCCTCTACCGCCGCTGGGCGGGCAAGAACGAGCTGGTGGTCGACGCGGTGGCGGAGCTCTTCGACGAACTGCGGCTCCCCGACTGCGGCACCCTGGCCGCCGACATCGAGGGCGTGGTCCTCCAGTTCGCGGCGATCCTGGCCCGCCCGGAGGCCAAGAGCGGCCTGATGGCGGTGGTCGCGGAGTCGGTCCGGGACGACGCGCTGCGCGAGCGCATCCGCGCCTCCATCGTCGACCGCCAGAAGCGTCTGGTCCTGGAGGGCCGGGCACGCGCCCAGGCACGCGGCGAGCTGCCCCCCGCGGACCCCGAGGAGACGGCCCGCACGGTGGATCTCATCTTCGACATGGTCGCGGGCACGGTGGTCCACCGCACCCTGGTCAGCGCCCGCCCGGCGGACGAGGTGTGGGTCCGCGGGTTCACCCGGCTGCTGTTGCAGGGCCTCACCGCAACCACTTGA
- a CDS encoding tetratricopeptide repeat protein — protein sequence MQPRNMSMSGVVDLAAVKAAQEAKAKAEQARAEAARQGGGAPGALSPADLVIDVDEAGFEQDVLQRSAEVPVVIDFWAEWCQPCKQLSPVLEKLAVEYNGRFLLAKIDVDANQMLMQQFGIQGIPAVFAVVAGQALPLFQGAAGEQQIRETLDQLVQVAEERFGLTGLTVDPDASAADRSAPAEPVGPHDATLAAAVQALDANDFGGAVRAYQNVLVDDPGNTEAKLGLAQAELLQRVHGADPQQVRKDAADRPGDVPAQIAAAELDLVGGHVEDAFGRLIETVGRTAGDDRDAARLRLLDLFEVVGPDDPRVSAARRALARALF from the coding sequence ATGCAGCCACGGAACATGTCCATGAGCGGAGTCGTCGACCTCGCCGCGGTGAAGGCGGCCCAGGAGGCCAAGGCGAAGGCGGAGCAGGCGCGCGCCGAAGCGGCACGGCAGGGCGGCGGCGCCCCGGGCGCCCTTTCGCCGGCCGATCTCGTCATCGACGTCGATGAGGCGGGGTTCGAGCAGGACGTCCTCCAGCGGTCCGCCGAAGTACCCGTCGTCATCGACTTCTGGGCCGAGTGGTGCCAGCCCTGCAAGCAGCTGAGCCCCGTCCTGGAGAAGCTCGCCGTCGAGTACAACGGGCGCTTCCTCCTCGCCAAGATCGACGTCGACGCCAACCAGATGCTGATGCAGCAGTTCGGGATCCAGGGCATCCCGGCCGTCTTCGCGGTCGTCGCGGGGCAGGCGCTGCCGCTCTTCCAGGGGGCCGCCGGTGAGCAGCAGATCCGGGAGACCCTGGATCAGCTGGTGCAGGTCGCCGAGGAGCGCTTCGGCCTGACCGGTCTGACGGTCGACCCCGACGCGAGCGCGGCCGACCGGTCCGCTCCCGCCGAGCCGGTGGGCCCCCACGACGCGACCCTCGCGGCCGCCGTACAGGCCCTGGACGCCAACGACTTCGGCGGCGCGGTGCGCGCGTACCAGAACGTCCTGGTCGACGACCCGGGCAACACCGAGGCCAAACTGGGCCTCGCCCAGGCCGAGTTGCTCCAGCGGGTGCACGGCGCGGACCCACAGCAGGTGCGCAAGGACGCGGCCGACAGGCCGGGTGACGTACCGGCCCAGATCGCCGCCGCCGAACTGGACCTGGTGGGCGGCCATGTCGAGGACGCCTTCGGGCGGCTCATCGAGACGGTGGGGCGTACGGCGGGCGACGACCGGGACGCGGCGCGCCTGCGGCTGCTGGATCTGTTCGAGGTCGTCGGCCCCGACGACCCCCGGGTGAGTGCCGCGCGCAGGGCCCTCGCGCGCGCTCTGTTCTGA